In a genomic window of Candidatus Margulisiibacteriota bacterium:
- a CDS encoding acyltransferase, with the protein MAERFKKWRLPAIKEGKLTKYNWLIQHANNLVLGNKTDIGAFTYINAKNGVVIEAGVQVGSHCSIYSVSTIDGKNGKVWLKKDSCLGSHCVVMPGVTVGKNSIVGAFSFVNKDIPDNCVAFGVPAKVVKKLGKK; encoded by the coding sequence ATGGCGGAAAGATTTAAGAAATGGCGTTTGCCTGCGATTAAAGAGGGTAAATTAACCAAATATAACTGGCTGATCCAGCATGCGAATAACTTGGTGCTTGGCAACAAGACTGATATCGGGGCATTTACATATATCAACGCCAAGAACGGAGTAGTTATCGAGGCCGGAGTCCAGGTCGGCTCGCATTGTTCTATCTATTCTGTTTCCACGATCGACGGCAAAAATGGGAAAGTCTGGCTTAAGAAAGACAGTTGTCTCGGCAGTCACTGCGTAGTTATGCCGGGGGTTACAGTTGGCAAGAATTCAATTGTCGGCGCTTTTTCTTTCGTCAATAAGGATATACCGGACAATTGCGTGGCTTTCGGCGTGCCGGCCAAAGTTGTCAAAAAGCTGGGAAAGAAATGA